The Acidobacteriota bacterium genome segment CACGGCGGATCGCAACGAAGAGATCAGCCCGATGAAGACGGCGCCGATGTCCTGATCCGTATTGATTTTAAAATCCGTGCTCCAGCCTGGCCGGATTGAGGTGTGAATCCGGTGAAGAGCGTAGAGAACCAGGTTGATTCCCAGAATTGTCGCTGAGAATAAGGCGCCGCCGCGACCCAGCCCGAATCCGAGGTAGAACGGAAGGAAAAGGGCGACCAGGACCGCGACGACGAAGACGTAACCGGCGGCGCCGTCGATCGAGACCATGATCCGCGGATCCATTCCAAACCGGTCGGGCGGAACGACCCGAGCGAGAATGAGGATGCCGAGGAAAACAATCACTCCGCAGGCCGCGGCGAGAAGTCCGGCCGTGAGGTATTTCGCGGCGACAACCTCGGAGCGGGAGACCGGAAGGCTGAGATAAAAACCCTCGGTCTTATGCTTGTCCTCAAGAACCGCGTTGACGACGAGTCCTCCGACGACGAGGGCCGCGCCCATCAGCATATAGGGCAGGCTTTCCCAACCCATGGGCGACGCCGCATAGAGAGAAAATACCAGGAGCATGAGAAGCCACGGCCGGCGGCAGGCCAGAAAATCCTTCCCGCTGAGATTAAGCATCGGCTGTCTCCCGTGTCAGGTAAACCATGATGTCTTCGAGGGTCGCCTTTTCGATGACCGCGGCGGAACCCAGCCGCCGCCGGACTTCGGGGGCGTCGGCGGTCAGCGCCTGAACGACGAATTCCCGTTT includes the following:
- a CDS encoding ABC-2 transporter permease — protein: MLNLSGKDFLACRRPWLLMLLVFSLYAASPMGWESLPYMLMGAALVVGGLVVNAVLEDKHKTEGFYLSLPVSRSEVVAAKYLTAGLLAAACGVIVFLGILILARVVPPDRFGMDPRIMVSIDGAAGYVFVVAVLVALFLPFYLGFGLGRGGALFSATILGINLVLYALHRIHTSIRPGWSTDFKINTDQDIGAVFIGLISSLRSAVGTPLFVVLVVLAAGVPVLFSIGISMRLYDRREF